In Nitrosophilus labii, the following proteins share a genomic window:
- a CDS encoding lytic transglycosylase domain-containing protein, producing the protein MRRGLALILLFFVNLYASLDIGGYYNKEIEILRSLDIDPSFVTNRYYINIKKEYEKYKKRHFFNTQSKSFIYIPTIKRLMSEARVPQVFLFMAMAESNFSLHAKSHKKAVGLWQFIPQTAKKYGLRIDEYVDERKDPVKSTKAAIRYLQDLYAKFGRWYLAALAYNSGEGRVARAIKKAKTKKLEVLIDPKKRYLPKESRRYIRKIIALALMGNDENYFLKDDFDYILNRGSAYSLAVVKVRGGDVLSDIAESIKIKESILRELNAHLKYGFVPPYVKEYDIYIPYIKLADFKDNYRPTDKKRAYIVYRVKRGDSLVKIARKYDISYKVIKDFNKLKSNILRVNQTLIIPVPKKSKIVYKVKKGDTLLSISKRYGISVSKLKKLNEKKDNMIRVGERLVIIN; encoded by the coding sequence GATATAGGTGGCTACTACAATAAAGAGATTGAGATCTTAAGAAGTTTAGATATAGACCCATCTTTCGTAACTAATAGATATTATATAAATATAAAAAAAGAGTATGAAAAATACAAAAAACGCCATTTTTTCAATACGCAAAGTAAATCGTTTATATATATTCCTACGATAAAGAGACTTATGAGTGAAGCAAGAGTTCCTCAAGTTTTTCTTTTTATGGCTATGGCCGAATCAAACTTTTCGCTTCACGCTAAATCCCACAAAAAAGCTGTAGGACTTTGGCAGTTTATACCGCAAACAGCGAAAAAATACGGGCTTAGAATCGATGAGTATGTAGATGAGAGAAAAGATCCGGTAAAATCGACAAAAGCGGCTATTAGATATCTACAAGATCTCTATGCAAAATTTGGAAGATGGTATCTTGCTGCTCTTGCGTATAACTCAGGAGAAGGGAGGGTAGCAAGAGCTATCAAAAAAGCCAAAACGAAAAAGCTAGAAGTACTTATTGATCCAAAAAAGAGGTATTTGCCTAAAGAGAGTAGAAGATATATAAGAAAGATTATAGCACTTGCATTGATGGGAAATGATGAGAACTATTTTTTAAAGGACGATTTTGACTATATATTAAATAGAGGCTCTGCATACTCTTTGGCGGTAGTAAAAGTTAGAGGCGGCGACGTTTTAAGCGATATAGCCGAAAGCATAAAGATAAAAGAGTCAATTTTAAGAGAGCTTAACGCACATTTAAAATACGGTTTTGTACCGCCTTACGTAAAAGAGTACGATATATATATACCCTATATAAAACTTGCCGATTTTAAGGATAACTATAGACCTACTGATAAAAAGAGAGCTTACATAGTCTATAGAGTAAAAAGAGGAGACTCTTTGGTAAAAATTGCTAGAAAATACGATATTTCATATAAAGTTATAAAAGACTTTAATAAACTAAAATCAAATATTTTAAGAGTAAATCAAACTCTTATAATACCTGTACCTAAAAAGAGTAAAATTGTTTACAAAGTAAAAAAGGGTGATACTCTTTTATCTATTTCTAAAAGATATGGCATAAGTGTATCAAAGTTGAAAAAACTTAACGAAAAAAAAGATAATATGATTAGAGTTGGAGAGAGACTTGTTATTATCAATTAG
- a CDS encoding septal ring lytic transglycosylase RlpA family protein encodes MRPYKVGGKTYYPTVVRVGTKYRGTASWYGPNFHGKKTSNGEYYNMYELTAAHKTLPMNTMVKVTNLNNGRSVVVRINDRGPFVKNRIIDLSYAAAKKIGVIGKGTAPVEIEVLGFDKTIATLASGAKKEVEIGNFGVQIASFRRFEGAQITKKRYAQVDGRYRAVIKKFIVDDEPLYRVWLIGFESEDEARDFIASGRFPGAFVVRE; translated from the coding sequence ATGAGACCTTATAAAGTAGGTGGAAAAACATACTATCCTACAGTAGTTAGAGTTGGTACCAAATATAGAGGAACTGCTAGCTGGTATGGACCTAATTTTCACGGAAAAAAGACAAGTAACGGCGAATATTATAATATGTACGAACTTACTGCGGCACACAAAACTCTACCTATGAATACTATGGTAAAAGTTACAAATCTAAATAACGGCAGAAGTGTTGTAGTTAGAATAAACGACAGAGGACCTTTTGTCAAAAATAGAATCATCGATCTATCTTACGCCGCTGCAAAAAAGATCGGAGTGATTGGAAAAGGTACGGCTCCTGTTGAGATAGAAGTTTTGGGATTTGATAAAACTATTGCTACTTTAGCATCAGGAGCCAAAAAAGAGGTTGAAATAGGAAATTTTGGAGTACAGATCGCCTCATTTAGGAGATTTGAGGGTGCTCAAATCACGAAAAAGAGGTATGCTCAGGTAGATGGAAGATATAGAGCCGTTATAAAAAAGTTTATTGTTGATGACGAACCTCTATATAGAGTATGGCTTATAGGTTTTGAAAGCGAAGATGAAGCTAGAGATTTTATTGCTTCGGGAAGATTTCCCGGCGCTTTCGTGGTTAGAGAATAG
- the hisB gene encoding imidazoleglycerol-phosphate dehydratase HisB produces the protein MVEIKRVTKETDIFVKLDIKGTGKYRIDTGIGFFDHMLQSLAKHAYFDLEIECKGDLHVDFHHSVEDVGIVLGEAFNKAVFPLKNKERFGDAVVVMDEAAVECSLDLSNRPFLLYEVDIEGKIGEFDCELFEEFFRAFVYNAKITTHIVKKRGKNRHHIAEAAFKSLAVALRRALKESDKASIPSTKGVL, from the coding sequence ATGGTTGAGATAAAAAGAGTAACGAAAGAGACGGATATTTTTGTAAAACTAGATATTAAGGGAACCGGTAAATATCGTATTGACACAGGTATAGGTTTTTTCGATCATATGCTTCAGAGTTTAGCCAAACATGCGTATTTTGATCTTGAAATAGAGTGTAAAGGTGACCTTCACGTAGATTTTCATCATAGTGTAGAAGATGTAGGAATCGTTTTGGGGGAAGCTTTTAATAAAGCTGTATTCCCTTTGAAAAACAAAGAGCGATTTGGCGATGCGGTAGTCGTTATGGATGAAGCCGCCGTTGAGTGTTCACTTGATCTTTCAAATAGACCTTTTTTATTGTATGAAGTAGATATTGAGGGCAAAATCGGAGAGTTTGATTGTGAACTTTTCGAAGAGTTTTTCAGAGCTTTTGTTTACAACGCCAAAATTACCACACATATTGTTAAAAAAAGAGGAAAAAACAGACACCATATAGCAGAAGCCGCATTTAAATCTTTAGCTGTGGCATTAAGAAGAGCTCTAAAAGAGAGTGATAAAGCTTCTATTCCAAGTACGAAAGGTGTGCTTTGA
- a CDS encoding KdsC family phosphatase has translation MIELLILDVDGCMTNGKIIYTNSEDELKEFNVKDGFAIKQWMRFGKKVAIVTGRDSKIVERRARELGVDYLYQGVKNKLEALLKIKEDCGLDFKNIAAIGDDLNDFRLLKKVGISFAPNDAVDFLHSHVDVVLSKKGGDGAVREMIEYLLKKEGLFKEYLNFWIEEI, from the coding sequence TTGATAGAGCTTTTGATTTTGGACGTTGACGGATGTATGACAAATGGAAAGATTATATATACTAACAGCGAAGATGAGCTCAAAGAGTTTAACGTAAAAGACGGTTTTGCTATAAAGCAGTGGATGAGATTTGGAAAAAAGGTAGCCATAGTAACTGGAAGAGATTCTAAAATTGTGGAAAGAAGAGCGAGAGAGTTAGGAGTTGATTATCTTTATCAGGGAGTAAAAAACAAACTGGAGGCTCTTTTAAAAATTAAAGAGGATTGTGGATTGGATTTTAAAAATATTGCAGCTATAGGCGATGATTTAAACGACTTTAGACTACTTAAAAAAGTTGGAATAAGTTTTGCGCCAAACGATGCCGTTGATTTTTTGCACTCACACGTAGATGTAGTGCTTTCTAAAAAAGGTGGAGACGGAGCGGTTAGGGAAATGATAGAATATCTTCTTAAAAAAGAGGGTCTTTTTAAAGAGTATCTCAATTTTTGGATTGAGGAAATATAG
- the lptC gene encoding LPS export ABC transporter periplasmic protein LptC: MKLIYFLLSLILFFFIWTIYVKPYRLDIKSAKDIPEVVFKDFVTYEINKNGLETKLFGQIGKKYKDRLEIEDIKYYGYKEPKEELKAKKGVYKKDIIYLYGKIFYKTKDISFFSEQAEYDTQKEIIKSKTRFSLFTNSAEVVGTDLIYYRNKGKILAKNIEAKIYEKKRK, encoded by the coding sequence TTGAAACTGATCTATTTTTTACTATCTTTAATACTTTTTTTCTTTATATGGACTATCTATGTGAAGCCTTATAGATTGGATATCAAAAGCGCTAAAGATATCCCGGAGGTTGTTTTTAAAGATTTTGTAACTTATGAGATAAATAAAAATGGACTTGAAACAAAACTTTTTGGACAAATAGGAAAAAAATATAAAGACAGATTGGAGATTGAAGATATTAAATATTATGGCTACAAAGAACCAAAAGAGGAGTTAAAGGCAAAAAAAGGAGTTTATAAAAAAGATATTATTTATCTGTACGGTAAAATTTTTTATAAAACGAAGGATATTAGTTTTTTTTCCGAACAAGCTGAGTACGATACTCAAAAAGAGATAATAAAAAGTAAAACTAGATTTAGTCTTTTTACCAATAGTGCTGAAGTTGTGGGAACTGATTTGATTTATTATAGAAATAAAGGTAAAATTTTGGCTAAAAATATAGAAGCAAAAATATATGAGAAGAAGAGAAAATGA
- the lptA gene encoding lipopolysaccharide transport periplasmic protein LptA, with translation MSIKKIVTYMFLVSLSLFAADVEITSKAFEADEKKLISIFTGDVDIKKGKDRIKAQKVIVYFDKDRKPIKYEAFKNVKFKIVLDDNKSYEGKAQKIVYLPSKLEYILEKDVFILQKPEMRKIYGEKIVVNRLTGQASVKGDKDKPVKFIFKIEENSTKVDK, from the coding sequence ATGAGTATAAAAAAGATAGTTACTTATATGTTTTTAGTGTCTCTATCTCTTTTTGCGGCCGATGTGGAGATAACATCAAAAGCATTTGAAGCTGATGAGAAAAAACTTATATCTATATTTACGGGTGACGTAGATATTAAAAAAGGCAAAGATAGGATAAAAGCACAAAAAGTTATAGTGTATTTTGATAAAGATAGAAAGCCTATAAAATATGAAGCTTTTAAAAACGTAAAGTTTAAGATAGTTTTGGATGATAACAAATCTTATGAGGGTAAAGCGCAAAAGATAGTTTATTTGCCAAGTAAGCTAGAGTATATTTTAGAAAAAGATGTTTTTATTTTGCAAAAACCGGAAATGAGAAAGATATATGGCGAAAAAATAGTAGTAAATAGGCTTACCGGTCAAGCTTCAGTAAAAGGCGATAAAGATAAACCGGTAAAATTTATCTTTAAAATTGAAGAAAACTCAACAAAGGTAGATAAGTGA
- the yihA gene encoding ribosome biogenesis GTP-binding protein YihA/YsxC codes for MKAVKAFFVTSAPSIKEAPPESLSEVAFLGRSNVGKSSLLNSLVERKNLAKSSATPGKTRLINFFDIEYKSDEDIFPLMFVDLPGFGYAKASKSLKNEWQKNLTQFVKNRASIRVYILLRDARHPKLKIDEDAKEFIKTIRKPDQKLIEVFTKVDKLKQKELSKLKRDFPDAILVSNTKKRGIEELKKEIIKTVFGKEV; via the coding sequence ATAAAGGCTGTTAAAGCCTTCTTCGTGACTTCTGCACCTTCTATAAAGGAGGCTCCTCCTGAGAGTTTAAGCGAAGTGGCTTTTTTAGGAAGAAGTAATGTAGGAAAAAGCTCCTTGCTTAACTCTTTGGTGGAGAGAAAAAATCTAGCAAAAAGTTCAGCAACTCCGGGAAAAACAAGACTTATAAATTTTTTCGATATAGAGTATAAAAGCGATGAAGATATTTTTCCTTTGATGTTTGTGGATTTACCCGGGTTTGGGTATGCGAAAGCATCTAAAAGTTTAAAGAACGAATGGCAAAAAAATCTTACGCAATTTGTTAAAAATAGAGCATCTATAAGAGTTTATATACTTTTAAGAGATGCAAGACATCCTAAGCTAAAGATAGATGAAGATGCAAAAGAGTTTATAAAAACGATAAGAAAACCGGATCAAAAACTAATAGAAGTTTTTACTAAAGTTGACAAACTAAAACAAAAAGAGCTTTCAAAATTAAAAAGAGATTTTCCCGATGCAATTTTGGTATCAAACACAAAAAAAAGAGGTATTGAAGAACTTAAAAAAGAGATTATAAAAACTGTTTTTGGAAAAGAGGTATGA
- a CDS encoding N-acetyltransferase: protein MKITYCKPKLYHIEDMQRVVKKAVEEGIILPRSDDEIATNIRSYIIAQKDKKIIGFTALHIHTKTLAEIRSLIVDENFRGLGVGKNLVLKAIQEGKELGVQEILSLTYSKEFFEKLGFIEIEKEKIPEHKIWADCIKCKHFPICNEISMIKKI from the coding sequence ATGAAGATAACCTATTGTAAACCTAAACTTTATCATATTGAAGATATGCAAAGGGTTGTTAAAAAGGCTGTTGAAGAGGGTATAATACTTCCAAGAAGCGATGATGAAATAGCAACAAATATTAGATCTTACATAATAGCTCAAAAAGATAAAAAGATTATTGGTTTTACCGCTTTGCATATTCATACAAAAACATTAGCCGAAATTAGAAGTTTGATAGTTGATGAAAACTTTAGGGGTTTGGGAGTAGGTAAAAATTTGGTTTTAAAGGCTATCCAAGAGGGTAAAGAGTTAGGCGTACAAGAGATACTCTCATTAACTTACAGTAAAGAGTTTTTTGAGAAATTGGGCTTTATAGAGATCGAAAAAGAGAAAATCCCTGAGCATAAAATCTGGGCAGATTGTATAAAATGCAAACATTTTCCTATATGCAACGAAATATCGATGATAAAAAAAATATAA
- the mrdA gene encoding penicillin-binding protein 2, translating into MRLKIFFYLFLLVWIVLLSKVYYLSIKSNSYYESLAKQNMIKKEWIIPTRGEILDRNLKPLAVNNIGFKIKVKPHLSYKKKIKELNTTIDYIHSLFPNLDKAKMYRKYKRKDSPYNHDFIEVVSFIPYEEVLPHFVKLNLKKDILVEPTFKRYYPNKDLASHIIGYVSRTNKKEAKRDQVAKLVGIIGKAGVEKYYNKYLQGELGYRLVKVTAFNEEIETLEQKEPKENRDLVLTIDIRLQKYIEKLFESKAGVAIVMGLDGEILAAGSFPEYDINMFVSGISKDKWYELINNFDHPFTNKLINGLYPPASTIKMGVALSFLDTKKINAYTPFYCNGAIELGKRKFRCWKRTGHGETRMKKAIRESCDVYFYEGSLKVGIDKIAKTLRELGFARKTGVDLPNEFIGIIPDKEWKERKYGRKWYIGETVVASIGQGYDLVTPMQMARHTALLASGKLPTPHFAKRFVNKKYKPKYEDVLTPLQKRKLPAIRRAMYEVCNHPKGTATAHIKTSIKIAGKTGTAQVIGIPQDEKERMKEEELKYYSRSHAWLTTYGPYKNPKYVVTVLVEHGGHGGSAAGPIVSKIYDKLIELGYIK; encoded by the coding sequence ATGAGATTAAAGATTTTTTTCTACCTGTTTTTGCTTGTATGGATAGTTCTTCTGAGCAAGGTTTACTACCTTAGTATTAAATCTAATAGTTATTATGAATCTTTAGCCAAACAAAATATGATCAAAAAAGAGTGGATTATTCCCACAAGAGGAGAGATTCTTGATAGAAATTTAAAACCTCTAGCAGTGAACAATATAGGATTTAAAATAAAGGTTAAACCGCATCTATCATATAAGAAAAAAATCAAAGAACTTAATACCACAATAGATTATATTCACTCCCTTTTTCCAAATCTTGATAAAGCGAAAATGTATAGAAAATATAAAAGAAAGGATTCTCCTTACAATCACGATTTTATAGAAGTTGTGAGTTTTATTCCTTATGAAGAGGTTCTTCCCCATTTTGTAAAGTTAAATCTAAAAAAAGATATTTTGGTAGAACCTACGTTTAAAAGATACTATCCCAATAAAGATTTGGCTTCTCATATTATAGGTTATGTCTCAAGGACAAATAAAAAAGAGGCAAAAAGAGATCAAGTTGCAAAACTTGTTGGAATTATAGGTAAAGCGGGAGTCGAAAAATATTATAACAAATATCTTCAAGGCGAACTTGGATATAGACTTGTAAAAGTAACCGCTTTTAACGAAGAGATAGAGACTCTTGAACAAAAAGAACCAAAAGAGAATAGAGATCTTGTTTTGACGATAGATATAAGACTTCAAAAATATATAGAAAAACTATTTGAATCAAAAGCTGGTGTTGCTATTGTTATGGGGCTTGACGGAGAGATTTTGGCTGCCGGGAGTTTTCCAGAATATGATATAAATATGTTTGTATCGGGAATTTCAAAAGATAAATGGTATGAGCTTATAAACAACTTTGACCACCCGTTTACAAACAAACTCATAAACGGACTCTATCCTCCGGCTTCTACTATAAAGATGGGAGTTGCGCTCTCTTTTTTAGATACAAAAAAAATAAACGCATATACTCCATTTTACTGCAATGGTGCGATAGAACTAGGAAAAAGAAAGTTTAGGTGTTGGAAAAGAACGGGACACGGCGAAACAAGAATGAAAAAAGCTATAAGAGAGAGTTGTGACGTATATTTTTACGAAGGTAGTTTGAAAGTTGGTATAGATAAAATTGCAAAAACTTTAAGAGAGTTGGGTTTTGCAAGAAAAACCGGCGTTGATCTTCCAAATGAATTTATAGGAATTATTCCAGACAAAGAGTGGAAAGAGAGAAAATACGGTAGAAAATGGTATATAGGCGAAACCGTTGTAGCATCGATAGGACAGGGATATGATTTAGTAACGCCTATGCAGATGGCTAGACATACCGCTCTTTTAGCTTCAGGTAAACTTCCTACTCCTCATTTCGCAAAAAGGTTTGTAAACAAAAAGTATAAACCAAAATATGAAGATGTTTTGACACCTCTTCAAAAAAGAAAGCTACCAGCTATAAGAAGGGCTATGTATGAAGTTTGTAATCATCCTAAAGGGACGGCTACGGCACATATAAAGACATCTATAAAAATAGCAGGTAAAACCGGTACCGCTCAGGTTATTGGCATTCCTCAGGATGAAAAGGAGAGAATGAAAGAAGAAGAGCTAAAATATTATAGCCGTTCTCACGCTTGGCTGACAACTTACGGGCCTTATAAAAATCCAAAATATGTGGTAACCGTTTTAGTAGAACACGGAGGACATGGAGGAAGTGCGGCCGGGCCGATAGTTTCAAAAATATATGATAAGTTAATAGAACTAGGATATATAAAATAA
- a CDS encoding calcium/sodium antiporter, which yields MDFIIFIISMTILIKGADLIIKEAERIALHFNISEFVIGATLVAIGTSLPEMAASIAASYNHKSEMAVANVLGSVILNITLVLGLVFLISKNINPKRDIFAKDSTWALIPVFVFILMAFDGVITRFEGFLFLILMVGYVIFLSKEATLLSEEIDEDLVKEPFSWLKTSILLIVGFVSVVGGADFAIQSASNVARNFGISEWIIGLFLIAFGTSLPELMVSIVAAINKKADMSIGNIIGSNAANFTIVLGSAAIVNPLDVDIHKYLFDISTALVVSVVLVFITANKMYNKAAGIALLTILTLFAYNSISSLG from the coding sequence TTGGATTTTATCATCTTCATAATTTCTATGACGATTCTTATAAAAGGAGCTGACTTAATCATAAAAGAGGCAGAAAGAATAGCTTTGCATTTCAATATTTCCGAATTTGTAATAGGCGCTACCTTAGTTGCGATAGGAACCAGTCTTCCGGAAATGGCCGCTAGCATAGCGGCAAGTTACAACCATAAAAGCGAAATGGCGGTAGCAAACGTTTTAGGTAGTGTCATACTCAATATAACTTTAGTTTTAGGTCTCGTTTTTTTAATCTCCAAAAATATCAATCCAAAAAGAGACATCTTTGCAAAAGATAGCACATGGGCATTAATTCCGGTTTTCGTTTTTATTTTAATGGCTTTTGACGGCGTAATTACTAGATTTGAAGGTTTTTTGTTCTTGATTTTAATGGTAGGATATGTAATATTTTTATCAAAAGAGGCTACACTGCTCTCTGAAGAGATAGATGAGGATCTTGTTAAAGAGCCTTTTTCATGGTTAAAAACATCGATACTATTAATCGTTGGATTTGTAAGTGTAGTTGGAGGAGCCGATTTTGCAATCCAGAGCGCTTCAAATGTAGCTAGAAATTTTGGAATAAGCGAGTGGATAATCGGTCTATTCTTGATAGCTTTCGGAACGAGTCTTCCTGAACTTATGGTTAGTATAGTTGCCGCAATAAACAAAAAAGCAGATATGAGCATAGGAAATATAATAGGATCTAATGCGGCAAACTTCACAATTGTCTTAGGTTCGGCCGCAATTGTAAATCCGTTAGATGTTGATATTCACAAATATCTGTTTGATATATCAACAGCTCTTGTTGTTTCAGTAGTTTTAGTTTTCATAACGGCTAACAAAATGTATAACAAGGCTGCTGGTATAGCTCTTTTAACAATACTTACTCTTTTTGCTTACAACTCCATATCAAGCTTGGGTTAA
- the ybeY gene encoding rRNA maturation RNase YbeY, with protein sequence MIDLDNRTDYDFDIDFLEKIAQNLTNRDIELILTDDAEIKAINHEFRNVDKPTDVISFPLEETPGALLGVIVISVDKVLEATQKFGHTPKEELALLFIHGLLHLLGYDHEKDNGEMREKEKEIIDKFGLPKSLIVRNEDLDG encoded by the coding sequence ATGATAGATTTAGATAATAGAACAGACTACGATTTCGATATAGATTTTTTGGAAAAGATAGCGCAAAATCTAACAAACAGAGATATTGAACTTATTTTAACCGACGATGCGGAAATAAAAGCTATAAATCATGAATTTAGAAATGTAGATAAACCAACAGACGTTATAAGTTTTCCTCTTGAAGAAACACCAGGAGCTTTGCTTGGAGTAATTGTAATATCTGTAGATAAAGTTTTAGAGGCTACACAAAAGTTTGGACATACACCCAAAGAGGAATTGGCACTTCTTTTTATACATGGCCTTTTACATCTTTTAGGATATGATCATGAAAAAGATAACGGAGAGATGAGAGAAAAAGAGAAAGAGATTATAGATAAATTTGGTTTGCCAAAAAGTTTGATTGTAAGAAATGAAGATTTAGATGGTTAA
- a CDS encoding methyl-accepting chemotaxis protein: MKFLKNLTIKTKLILLVAISVLSVVILSYILIYENYKDYKINKNLKNSVVLSVKISNIVHELQKERGRTAGFLGSKGKKFVNEIKEQRELTNIKKAELISFMKSKNFSEIDSTIKKEYKKAFELLKKLDSVRKEIDNFSIDTKEALKYYTTLNGYFLDTIALISKKSNNAELAKKLIAYTNFLLSKERAGIERAVLSNTFAREKFLEGFFVKFLTLLSEQKAFIKSFEVAAPKEFIDYYKSKIKGDVIQEVERMERIAIEKGDVGGFNIEPSYWFKKITQKIDLLKDVENFMSNKLLLYISRTIEVKKRVLITHTFFSIVIVIIILILGYVIANRSISFKIVKIKDILKEIAEKKDFTKKIEIDTDDEIGIIAKSINQTMNSAKEVINQAKIAAQEDASIAAELSSTAMEIGKRAEEESTIVSSTTQKANYMKEPLENTVKRLDESKEEVKKANEKLDISRNSILELVKTVQDSSKNEEKIVQDLEKLIERTNETKNVLNLIESIASQTNLLALNAAIEAARAGEHGKGFAVVAEEVRNLAEKSSEHVENISDTMNRLIDSINIISEKISLNAKEFSKMTKSASIVEKDIDEVSHVMQNSVKKSEESSKSIKEIRIEIENILNEIERINDISSSNARSVEEIATATEHLYKQIEELSNLLEQFKT; encoded by the coding sequence ATGAAATTTTTAAAAAATCTTACAATTAAAACAAAGCTTATTTTGCTTGTTGCAATATCTGTTTTAAGCGTAGTAATACTCTCTTATATTTTAATATATGAAAACTACAAGGATTACAAAATTAACAAAAATTTGAAAAATAGCGTTGTTTTATCAGTAAAAATTTCAAATATAGTTCATGAGTTGCAAAAAGAGCGTGGTAGAACGGCAGGTTTTCTAGGAAGCAAAGGAAAAAAGTTTGTTAATGAGATTAAAGAGCAAAGAGAGTTAACCAATATTAAAAAAGCAGAACTTATTTCTTTTATGAAGTCTAAAAATTTTAGTGAAATCGACAGTACTATAAAAAAAGAGTATAAAAAAGCTTTTGAACTTCTAAAAAAACTTGATAGTGTTAGAAAAGAAATCGATAATTTCTCTATAGATACGAAAGAGGCATTAAAATATTATACTACACTAAACGGATATTTTTTAGATACTATTGCCCTCATATCAAAAAAGAGTAACAATGCAGAATTGGCAAAAAAATTAATAGCGTACACTAATTTTCTTTTATCTAAAGAGAGAGCCGGGATAGAGAGGGCGGTTCTATCTAATACTTTTGCAAGAGAGAAGTTTTTAGAAGGTTTTTTTGTAAAATTTTTAACTCTTTTAAGCGAGCAGAAGGCATTTATAAAAAGTTTTGAAGTAGCAGCTCCAAAAGAGTTTATCGACTATTATAAGAGTAAAATAAAAGGAGATGTGATTCAAGAAGTTGAAAGAATGGAAAGGATTGCCATTGAAAAGGGTGATGTAGGAGGGTTTAATATAGAACCTTCGTATTGGTTCAAAAAAATTACCCAAAAAATCGATCTTTTAAAAGATGTTGAAAATTTTATGTCAAACAAATTACTTTTATATATATCAAGAACTATAGAAGTTAAGAAAAGAGTTTTGATAACACATACATTTTTTTCAATTGTAATTGTTATTATAATATTGATATTAGGTTATGTTATTGCAAATAGATCTATCAGTTTCAAGATTGTTAAAATAAAGGATATATTAAAAGAGATAGCCGAAAAAAAAGATTTTACAAAAAAAATTGAGATAGATACAGATGATGAGATTGGAATTATAGCAAAAAGTATAAACCAAACAATGAACTCTGCAAAAGAAGTTATAAATCAAGCAAAGATTGCGGCTCAAGAAGATGCTTCTATAGCAGCAGAACTAAGCTCAACTGCTATGGAAATAGGAAAGAGAGCCGAAGAAGAATCAACCATTGTCTCTTCTACCACACAAAAAGCAAATTATATGAAAGAACCTCTTGAAAATACCGTGAAAAGGCTTGATGAATCAAAGGAAGAGGTAAAAAAAGCCAATGAAAAACTTGATATTTCTAGAAACAGTATTCTCGAGTTAGTAAAAACAGTTCAAGATAGTTCGAAAAATGAAGAAAAAATAGTGCAAGATCTGGAAAAATTAATTGAGCGAACAAATGAGACTAAAAATGTATTAAATCTTATAGAGTCAATTGCTAGTCAGACAAATCTTTTAGCGTTAAACGCAGCTATAGAAGCGGCAAGAGCTGGAGAACACGGTAAAGGTTTTGCTGTTGTTGCCGAAGAAGTTAGAAATTTGGCCGAAAAATCTAGTGAGCATGTTGAAAATATTAGCGATACAATGAATAGGTTAATTGATAGTATAAATATAATAAGCGAAAAGATCTCATTAAATGCTAAAGAGTTTTCAAAGATGACTAAATCGGCTTCGATTGTTGAAAAAGATATTGATGAAGTATCTCATGTTATGCAAAATAGTGTAAAAAAATCTGAAGAGTCTTCTAAAAGTATAAAAGAAATAAGAATAGAAATAGAAAATATTTTAAACGAAATAGAAAGAATAAACGATATATCATCTTCAAACGCAAGAAGCGTGGAAGAGATAGCTACTGCAACGGAACATCTTTATAAACAGATAGAAGAGTTAAGCAACCTTCTTGAACAGTTTAAAACATGA